Below is a window of Yersinia kristensenii DNA.
TATATTTTGGATTGGACTGGTACATAAGTATTATCGATATTGCTTTTCATGGGAGTGTTGGGGTGTGTTTATATCTTTCTATTTGTTTTGTTATTAAAGTTTTAGCATATAAAAATGCCACGCCAAGTTATAAATACTGGAATGAACCTAGCTTGTGTTATTTTATAATTTATGTCCCAGGCTATAAGCCTTATGGTGGGATAGGACGAGTTCTACAGCTGTTTCCAAATTAATCATTTTTCATTGTTTATAATAAAGAAAATGAGAAACTAATAAGTTCCGCTTGGTATTTTTGGGAGTGGCAATTCTCAGATAAAATTGAACCAGAATGGTCCGGTATAGACGTTTTATATCCATCAGATAATGGCTGGTCTCTTCATGAATGTAAAGGGATAACCAGGCAATAAAGTCTGAGATCAAAGATACCAATATTTGTCAGCTTGTTTATTCATCAACTCGATAGCCCCATCAGCCTGATGATGGGCTTGTGCCATGAATGACCCTTCTGATTTTATCCGAATAAAGCGAACCGAGCGTCAGACTAAATATTATGAATACTCCCTCTCTGTATGAAATCCTCACCGGCAATTTCAGCGGTGATTTACCACTCAATGTTGTGAGTGAAGAAGAACAGGTCATATTATCGGTATTGGATAATATCCAGCGGATACTCAATTCCCGGGCTGGAACCATTTCTCATTTACCTGATTTCGGGCTGCCAGATATGACTAAAATATTGCAAGGCATGCCGGGGACTGCTCATCAGTTAATAGATACCCTTTCAGATGTGTTGCTGAAATACGAGCCGCGTCTAAAAAGTTTACAAGTTTTTTTATTGCCACAGACCGCGCCAGGGCATTTGGAATACGCCATTGAGGCGGAACTGAAAGGTCTGGGGCTAGTGCGGTATGGTACGGCGTTTATGCCAGAAGGTCGGGTGCTGATGCGCCACCTTAAACAACAACACTATCTCGATCCGAGGGAGTCGTTTTAATGTTTAATCAGGGAAGGAAAACTATGGCACCGAATACCGAGCGTACATTGAAAACTGGCGGTGATCCCCGCCATTTTGCTGAATTTAGCGCCTTACGTGACGAAATTGGCAAGTTACATCATCCCGCTCGCCCCGATGTTGACTGGGCTCGGGTTGAGCAGCTTTGTTTGGCGCTGTTTCGCCAGAACGGCGTTGAATTGCAGACCACGGTAGATTTTACCCTGGCGCGAACTCACATTGCCGGGCTCGCAGGATTATGTGAGGGGCTGGAGTTACTGGCGGGCTTGCTGTCTCATCAATGGAGCGCATTGTGGCCACCTCAAACTCATGCTCGGGTGGCGTTACTCGCTTGGTTGAGTGACAGATTGCAACAAGTCTGGCGCACCATGACACTGTGTTATGGCGACCTGGCTCAGGTGTACCGGGCGGAGCGTGCGCTGGAGCAATTGTGTACACAACTGCAAACTTTAGAACTCAAGCATTTGAGTAAATTGGATGGTGTTCGCCTGATGTTGCATAACGCAGCATTGCGTCTGGAAAGTGCCGAGGCGAGTTCTGATATGCCAGACCGGTTGACGGTTCCGGCACGACAGGCGGATATCACTGAACCACAAGTACCACCCACATTATCCTCTGCTGCGGTCAGTGAACCCGAGCCACTGGTTTATATTGTCAACGAACCCGCCCCACCGAGTGTTCAGGTGGCATTGTCTCCACCGCCGTCACCGCCACCTCCGCGCTGGAAGGCCGGACAGGGTTTTGTTGCCGGGTTATTGTTGATGGCAGTGTTGATGGCGGGGAGTTTCATTATCTGGCAGTCATGGTCATCCCCGCCGCTGGCGGAAGCATTGTTGGCCCGTATCGCTCCGTTACCTGCACCGCTGACTGCAAAATCAATCGATGAACTGAAAATACAGGCATCAGATACTGAGTGGGCGCATTTGGCGGAACCTATGTTGCAAGCCAGTGCGGTGCAGTTGGAGCAACTGGCAAAGTTACCGCCGTTATGGGCACAAGGGCAGGGGGATACACTATTAGCGCAGGCACAACAACTGTGGCCAACCAATCAAGAAGTAAAACGGTTGAGTGCGGTGTGGCAACAGCAACGAGAGAATGGGGCAGCCCCATTGGTGGAGTTGCAACACTACGCGCTGGCGCAAGAGCGATTACGGCAGTTGAGTGAGCGCCTCAATAGTTTGGATGAAAAAAAACGTGGATATATGACAGTCTCTGAACTGAAGTCTGCCGTTTACGCCATCCAACAGCCGCTGGCACAAACAGTTCCGCTGGAAGAGCTGTTGCGGCAGTATCAGGAACAATCAGAATCAGGGCAAATCCCGCCATTGGCATTGCGCCAACAGATAGACAGCCGGTTTACCCAACTGCTGAACCGATATGCATTGTTGGCCTTGCCTGCTAACGATCAGTAAATATTCATTAATGAGGGAAATAACTGTCGCGAATTGACAAGTAAGGGCCGGTTTTATTTAGCACATTTATTAAAATAATTAGCTTACTATTTTTCTATGCTGCCGCTAAAACCGACTACGCTTAGATTAATAACACGTCGCGCAACACTCTGATATTAAGTTTTAAAATAGTCCCCTCGACTGAGTAGTATATGGAGCATACATGGACATTGACCCTAAACCTCCCCGTACGATAAAAGCTCCCAGCTATCTGGATGCCCTTATTCCGGTAGTTTCATTAATTGTGCTGGTCGGGGCATCTGTTACCCTGTTTGGCCTTAATGCCGTCAATGGCCCACTGCAAGTCGCGATCATCATTAGTACAATGATCACTTCAATGGTCATATTAAAGAATGGTCATAGTTGGGAGGCTATTTCTGAATCAGGGCGTAAGGGTATTGCGACGGTCTCCGGCGCGATATTTATTCTTTTTTCTGTGGGCGCGTTAATTGGCACTTGGAATATGTCCGGCACTATCCCAACCATGGTGTATTACGGCATTGTTATGATTACACCTAATTGGTTTTACCCTATTGCTTTCCTGGTGTGTGTCGGAGTATCGCTGAGTATTGGCAGCTCCTGGACAACTGCCGGAACTTTGGGGGTTGGGTTAGTTGGTTTGGCTAATATGCTAGGATTATCGCCAGAAATAACAGCGGGTGCGGTGATTTCTGGTGCGTATGTCGGTGATAAAGTTTCGCCCCTATCAGAAAGTACAGTATTGGCCGCACAATTAAATGGTGTGGAACTGTATAAACATATTCGTACACAACTCTGGACGACCGTTCCCGCGGCGTTAATTGCCCTGATTGCTTTTATTGTGCTGGGTATGAATCAGCACAGCGCTTTTGATGCAACAGTGACTAATAATGAAATGACCCGTTTCAATGAGCTATTCCATATTACACCTTGGAATCTGTTGCCCCTGTTCTTTTTGCTGATGTTATCCGTATTGAAAGTACCCGCCGCGCTGGCCATCATGTGCTCTGCTTTGCTGGCCGGGATCATGACTTCTTTTATGCAACCACAGGTTATTGTGCGGTTTATTGCTGAACCGGATGTTGCCACACCGCTGCTGGCCATTAAAGCTATTTGGATTGCCATGGCGACCGGTTTTCAGGAAAACTCCGGCATTGAGCAGATCGACGCCCTGCTTTCGCGCGGTGGTATGGACAGTATGCTACTCACCATCTGGTTGATTATTGGTGCCGTCACTTTCGGGATCATGGTGGATGACTTTGGTCTGCTTAATAAATTGGTGACCCCGCTGCTGTTACGGGCCAGAACCGTGGGGCGCTTAATTGCCTCAGTTGTTGCCACCGCCATTGGGTTAAATATTGCGGCGGGCGATCAATATATTGCTCTGCTGTTACCCACTCGCCTGTTTCGCGCTGAATTTGCCAAACGTGG
It encodes the following:
- the tssE gene encoding type VI secretion system baseplate subunit TssE; this translates as MNTPSLYEILTGNFSGDLPLNVVSEEEQVILSVLDNIQRILNSRAGTISHLPDFGLPDMTKILQGMPGTAHQLIDTLSDVLLKYEPRLKSLQVFLLPQTAPGHLEYAIEAELKGLGLVRYGTAFMPEGRVLMRHLKQQHYLDPRESF
- a CDS encoding VasL domain-containing protein, with protein sequence MAPNTERTLKTGGDPRHFAEFSALRDEIGKLHHPARPDVDWARVEQLCLALFRQNGVELQTTVDFTLARTHIAGLAGLCEGLELLAGLLSHQWSALWPPQTHARVALLAWLSDRLQQVWRTMTLCYGDLAQVYRAERALEQLCTQLQTLELKHLSKLDGVRLMLHNAALRLESAEASSDMPDRLTVPARQADITEPQVPPTLSSAAVSEPEPLVYIVNEPAPPSVQVALSPPPSPPPPRWKAGQGFVAGLLLMAVLMAGSFIIWQSWSSPPLAEALLARIAPLPAPLTAKSIDELKIQASDTEWAHLAEPMLQASAVQLEQLAKLPPLWAQGQGDTLLAQAQQLWPTNQEVKRLSAVWQQQRENGAAPLVELQHYALAQERLRQLSERLNSLDEKKRGYMTVSELKSAVYAIQQPLAQTVPLEELLRQYQEQSESGQIPPLALRQQIDSRFTQLLNRYALLALPANDQ
- a CDS encoding Na+/H+ antiporter NhaC family protein; the protein is MDIDPKPPRTIKAPSYLDALIPVVSLIVLVGASVTLFGLNAVNGPLQVAIIISTMITSMVILKNGHSWEAISESGRKGIATVSGAIFILFSVGALIGTWNMSGTIPTMVYYGIVMITPNWFYPIAFLVCVGVSLSIGSSWTTAGTLGVGLVGLANMLGLSPEITAGAVISGAYVGDKVSPLSESTVLAAQLNGVELYKHIRTQLWTTVPAALIALIAFIVLGMNQHSAFDATVTNNEMTRFNELFHITPWNLLPLFFLLMLSVLKVPAALAIMCSALLAGIMTSFMQPQVIVRFIAEPDVATPLLAIKAIWIAMATGFQENSGIEQIDALLSRGGMDSMLLTIWLIIGAVTFGIMVDDFGLLNKLVTPLLLRARTVGRLIASVVATAIGLNIAAGDQYIALLLPTRLFRAEFAKRGLAPENLSRAVSDAGIVTSPLIPWNSCGAYMAAVLGVSTMAYMPFAVFNIAAPLITLVLGITGFNIRHIPIVVPELTENIPDNKSVE